One window of Marinobacterium aestuarii genomic DNA carries:
- the rpoD gene encoding RNA polymerase sigma factor RpoD: protein MTDTSQQQSRLKELIARGKEQGYLTYSEVNDHLPEDIADPDQVEDIIRMINELGISVTEVAPDAETLLMTEGDSAEEADEDAVAALAAVDSDAGRTTDPVRMYMREMGTVELLTREGEILIAKRIEEGIREVMSALACFPGSVETLLGAYEVTLLEEGRLSDIFSGYIDPDESNFVLEVPETEEVDEEDDDDDDDDDSDDDAEEEKDRGPDPEEARQRFANLLDKLEAVNLVMVDADRNSPEGLKVLATLGEAFSPIKLSPRYYELLVTRVRACVARIREQERSIMRICTQRAQMPRRDFIKAFPGNESNTNWFEEIIATGPVYAGAMQRNLVDLKRAQKKLIQIQDEAKIDLTEIKEINRRMSIGEARARRAKKEMVEANLRLVISIAKKYTNRGLQFLDLIQEGNIGLMKAVDKFEYRRGYKFSTYATWWIRQAITRSIADQARTIRIPVHMIETINKLNRISRQMLQEMGREATPEELAERMDMPEDKIRKVLKIAKEPISMETPIGDDEDSSLGDFIEDITLSSPVDSATGEGLREATREVLAGLTAREAKVLRMRFGIDMNTDHTLEEVGKQFDVTRERIRQIEAKALRKLRHPSRSDHLRSFLDE from the coding sequence ATGACAGATACCTCTCAGCAGCAATCTCGTCTCAAGGAACTGATCGCCCGAGGCAAGGAACAGGGTTACCTGACCTATTCCGAGGTAAACGATCATCTGCCAGAAGATATCGCTGATCCGGATCAGGTCGAAGACATCATCCGCATGATCAACGAACTGGGCATCTCGGTTACCGAGGTAGCACCGGACGCGGAAACGCTCCTGATGACCGAAGGCGACTCGGCCGAAGAAGCGGACGAGGATGCGGTTGCCGCCCTCGCCGCTGTCGACTCCGACGCCGGACGCACCACCGACCCGGTGCGCATGTACATGCGCGAAATGGGTACCGTCGAACTGCTGACCCGCGAAGGCGAAATTCTGATCGCCAAACGCATAGAGGAAGGCATTCGTGAAGTCATGTCCGCGCTGGCATGCTTCCCGGGCTCGGTTGAAACTCTGCTTGGGGCCTATGAGGTTACCCTGCTGGAAGAAGGTCGCCTGAGCGATATCTTCAGCGGCTACATAGACCCCGACGAAAGCAACTTCGTACTCGAAGTGCCTGAGACCGAAGAAGTCGACGAAGAAGACGATGACGACGATGATGACGACGACAGCGATGACGACGCCGAGGAAGAAAAGGACCGTGGTCCCGACCCCGAAGAGGCCCGTCAGCGTTTCGCCAACCTGCTGGACAAGCTTGAAGCCGTAAACCTTGTCATGGTCGATGCTGATCGCAATTCCCCGGAAGGCCTTAAGGTTCTGGCAACCCTGGGCGAAGCCTTTTCGCCGATCAAGCTGTCACCGCGCTACTACGAACTGCTGGTTACCCGCGTACGCGCCTGCGTTGCCCGCATCCGCGAGCAGGAAAGGTCCATCATGCGCATCTGCACCCAGCGTGCCCAGATGCCGCGTCGCGACTTTATCAAGGCATTCCCGGGCAACGAATCCAATACCAATTGGTTCGAAGAAATCATTGCCACCGGCCCCGTCTACGCCGGCGCCATGCAGCGCAACCTGGTTGACCTGAAACGGGCGCAGAAGAAGCTGATTCAGATCCAGGATGAGGCCAAGATCGACCTCACCGAAATCAAGGAAATCAATCGTCGCATGTCGATTGGTGAAGCCCGCGCCCGCCGTGCCAAGAAGGAAATGGTCGAGGCCAACCTGCGTCTGGTTATTTCCATCGCCAAGAAGTACACCAACCGCGGTCTGCAGTTCCTCGATCTGATCCAGGAAGGCAACATCGGTCTGATGAAGGCAGTGGACAAGTTCGAATACCGTCGCGGTTACAAGTTCTCGACCTACGCCACCTGGTGGATTCGTCAGGCGATTACACGCTCCATCGCCGACCAGGCACGCACCATCCGTATTCCGGTGCACATGATTGAGACCATCAACAAGCTCAATCGCATTTCCCGCCAGATGCTGCAGGAAATGGGCCGTGAAGCCACGCCTGAAGAACTGGCCGAGCGCATGGACATGCCGGAAGACAAGATCCGCAAGGTGCTGAAGATCGCCAAGGAGCCGATCTCCATGGAAACACCGATCGGCGACGATGAAGACTCCAGCCTTGGGGACTTCATTGAAGACATCACTCTGTCTTCACCGGTCGATTCCGCTACCGGCGAAGGTCTGCGTGAAGCGACCCGCGAAGTTCTGGCCGGCCTCACCGCCCGCGAAGCCAAAGTGCTGCGCATGCGTTTTGGTATCGACATGAACACCGACCACACGCTGGAAGAAGTCGGCAAGCAGTTCGACGTCACCCGCGAGCGAATCCGCCAGATCGAAGCCAAGGCGTTGCGCAAACTGCGTCACCCCAGCCGCTCCGATCACCTGCGCAGCTTCCTCGACGAGTAG
- the dnaG gene encoding DNA primase, with protein MAGRIPQYFIDDLLARVNIIDVVDGRVERLKRAGKNYSGLCPFHKEKSPSFSVSPEKQFYYCFGCGAGGNAIGFLMEYDRLDFPVAVEELARLAGMEVPRENNSPQQAQREKQLKDLYGILDEAARFYQQQLTQHPQRDSAVSYLKGRGLSGQAAKAFGIGYAPPGWDNLMQALGADKQRIEALEQAGMLIHNEERNSHYDRFRDRIIFPIRDMRGRVIAFGGRVLGDEKPKYLNSPETETFHKGRELYGLYEARQTNAQLQRLLIVEGYMDVVGLAQNGIHYAVATLGTATSAQHLERLFKVVPEVVFCFDGDTAGRKAAERALETTLPVIRDGQEARFLFLPEGEDPDSLVRTEGRDNFQTRINQALPLSEYFFRSQTEQADLESMDGRARFSTRALPLIRAMQPSLLQQMMLERICEITGLSLEQINSVINLHQVTTDTAAPERPQQAAQPAPSGSRSAGPQNQEMPSRRPRPRNPTGNLDLCDKAISCLLHFPRLAASIPAASELQGMAERNADMLIALVDYLQKTPNSSLGTLVVDWQEDPQRSAWLMLLNEIAHNTPLADGAERELQDAVSRLLRERRPEMELDALLKKNRQSPLTQAEKQRLTALLASRQN; from the coding sequence ATGGCAGGTCGTATCCCGCAATATTTTATCGACGACCTTCTGGCCCGCGTCAATATCATTGACGTCGTCGACGGCCGCGTTGAACGTCTCAAGCGCGCCGGCAAGAACTACTCCGGGCTCTGCCCGTTCCACAAGGAAAAGTCACCCTCCTTCAGTGTCAGCCCCGAGAAGCAGTTCTACTACTGTTTTGGATGTGGCGCCGGCGGTAATGCCATCGGCTTCCTGATGGAATACGATCGCCTCGACTTCCCCGTCGCCGTGGAAGAGCTCGCCCGCCTGGCCGGCATGGAAGTGCCGCGCGAAAACAACAGCCCACAGCAGGCCCAGCGCGAAAAGCAGCTCAAGGACCTCTATGGCATTCTCGATGAAGCCGCGCGTTTCTATCAGCAGCAACTGACCCAGCATCCCCAGCGCGACAGCGCCGTCAGCTACCTCAAGGGGCGCGGCCTCAGTGGCCAGGCAGCCAAGGCCTTCGGTATTGGCTATGCCCCGCCCGGCTGGGACAACCTGATGCAGGCGCTCGGCGCCGACAAGCAGCGCATCGAAGCGCTGGAACAGGCCGGCATGCTGATCCACAACGAAGAGCGCAACAGCCATTACGACCGTTTTCGTGATCGCATCATATTTCCGATCCGGGACATGCGTGGCCGCGTTATCGCCTTCGGCGGCCGGGTACTGGGGGACGAAAAGCCCAAGTACCTCAACTCCCCCGAAACCGAGACCTTCCACAAGGGCCGTGAGCTCTATGGCCTCTACGAAGCGCGCCAGACCAACGCCCAGTTGCAGCGCCTGCTGATCGTCGAAGGCTATATGGATGTCGTTGGCCTGGCGCAGAACGGCATTCACTACGCCGTGGCCACCCTGGGCACCGCCACCAGCGCCCAGCATCTGGAGCGGCTGTTCAAGGTCGTACCCGAAGTCGTGTTCTGTTTCGATGGCGATACCGCTGGCCGCAAGGCCGCAGAGCGGGCGCTGGAAACCACTTTGCCGGTGATCCGTGACGGCCAGGAAGCGCGCTTTCTGTTTCTGCCCGAAGGCGAAGACCCGGACAGCCTGGTGCGCACCGAAGGGAGAGATAACTTCCAGACCCGCATCAATCAGGCGCTGCCGCTGTCAGAGTATTTTTTCCGCTCCCAGACCGAACAGGCCGATCTGGAAAGCATGGACGGGCGTGCCCGCTTCAGCACCCGCGCCCTGCCGCTGATCCGCGCCATGCAGCCGAGCCTGCTGCAGCAAATGATGCTTGAGCGCATCTGCGAGATCACCGGCCTGTCGCTGGAGCAGATCAACAGCGTGATCAATTTGCATCAGGTCACCACAGACACGGCCGCGCCTGAACGCCCGCAGCAAGCTGCGCAGCCCGCCCCCTCAGGCTCCCGCTCAGCCGGACCGCAGAACCAGGAGATGCCCAGTCGCCGGCCGCGACCACGTAACCCGACGGGCAACCTGGATCTGTGCGACAAGGCGATTTCCTGCCTGCTGCACTTCCCCCGACTGGCCGCCAGCATTCCGGCAGCCAGCGAATTGCAAGGCATGGCGGAGCGCAATGCCGACATGCTGATCGCCCTGGTGGACTACCTGCAGAAAACGCCCAATTCATCCCTCGGCACCCTGGTGGTCGACTGGCAGGAAGATCCGCAGCGTTCAGCCTGGCTGATGCTGCTGAACGAAATCGCCCACAACACCCCATTGGCGGACGGCGCCGAACGCGAACTGCAGGACGCCGTTAGCCGCCTGCTGCGCGAGCGCCGGCCGGAAATGGAACTGGATGCGCTGCTGAAAAAGAACCGCCAGTCCCCTCTGACCCAGGCCGAAAAGCAGCGCCTGACCGCACTCCTGGCGAGCCGACAAAATTAA
- a CDS encoding GatB/YqeY domain-containing protein: MSELKLKISAEMKAAMRAKDKARLGTIRLMMSEIKRIEVDERIELDDTRVLAVLDKMQKQRRDSISQFDTAGRQDLADLERQELEVIKTFLPQPLTEQELADLIAQAISTTAAQSMQDMGKVMAIIKPQIQGRADGGAVSKLVKAQLAG, translated from the coding sequence ATGTCTGAACTCAAGCTCAAAATCAGTGCCGAGATGAAAGCTGCCATGCGTGCCAAAGACAAGGCTCGTCTGGGAACCATCCGCCTGATGATGTCTGAGATCAAGCGCATCGAAGTTGATGAACGCATAGAACTGGATGATACCCGCGTGCTGGCCGTGCTCGACAAGATGCAGAAGCAGCGCCGCGATTCAATCTCGCAGTTTGACACAGCGGGTCGCCAGGATTTGGCAGACCTAGAGCGCCAGGAGCTGGAGGTGATTAAAACTTTCCTGCCGCAACCGCTGACAGAACAGGAGCTGGCCGACCTGATTGCCCAGGCCATTAGTACAACCGCTGCCCAGTCTATGCAGGACATGGGCAAGGTGATGGCGATTATCAAGCCACAAATTCAGGGGCGTGCCGATGGTGGCGCAGTCTCCAAGCTCGTAAAAGCCCAGCTAGCCGGTTAA
- the rpsU gene encoding 30S ribosomal protein S21, with amino-acid sequence MPSVKVKENEPFDVALRRFKRSCEKAGVLAEVRRREFYEKPTSVRKRKAAAAVKRHMKKVSREQARRVRLY; translated from the coding sequence ATGCCTAGCGTAAAAGTTAAAGAAAACGAGCCATTTGACGTAGCCCTGCGTCGTTTCAAGCGTTCCTGCGAAAAAGCCGGTGTTCTGGCTGAAGTACGTCGTCGCGAGTTCTACGAAAAGCCCACTTCTGTTCGCAAGCGTAAAGCTGCTGCAGCCGTTAAACGTCACATGAAAAAGGTTTCCCGCGAGCAGGCTCGCCGCGTACGCCTTTACTGA
- the tsaD gene encoding tRNA (adenosine(37)-N6)-threonylcarbamoyltransferase complex transferase subunit TsaD, with the protein MRVLGIETSCDETGVAIYDSEQGLLGDALYSQIAMHAEYGGVVPELASRDHVRKLLPLVRETLAQARMDKSELDAIAYTAGPGLIGALIVGASTARAMALGLGIPALGVHHMEGHLLAPMLEDTPPAFPFVALLVSGGHTQLVRVDGIGRYELLGESLDDAAGEAFDKAGKMLGLDYPGGPEIAKLARHGDATRFRFPRPMTDRPGLDFSFSGLKTFTLNTANKLRDADGQLDPQSKADIAVAFEEAVVDTLAIKCKRALQQTGLHQLVIAGGVSANTRLREKLDEVVRRQRATLFYARPRFCTDNGAMIAFAGCQRLLAGQSNDLKISVFPRWPMDTLPPL; encoded by the coding sequence ATGCGAGTACTGGGAATCGAAACATCCTGCGACGAAACCGGCGTTGCAATTTATGACAGTGAGCAGGGTCTGTTGGGCGATGCGCTCTACAGCCAGATCGCCATGCACGCCGAGTACGGTGGTGTGGTGCCGGAGCTGGCATCCCGCGATCATGTGCGCAAATTGCTGCCGCTGGTGCGCGAGACCCTGGCGCAGGCGCGGATGGACAAGTCGGAACTCGATGCCATTGCCTATACCGCGGGACCTGGCCTGATAGGGGCGCTCATTGTGGGCGCGTCCACCGCCCGTGCCATGGCGCTGGGGCTGGGTATTCCGGCGCTGGGCGTGCATCACATGGAAGGTCACCTGCTGGCGCCGATGCTGGAAGATACGCCGCCGGCCTTTCCGTTTGTGGCGCTGCTGGTGTCCGGCGGGCACACCCAGCTGGTGCGGGTCGATGGCATAGGTCGCTACGAGCTGCTGGGTGAGTCTCTTGATGATGCCGCCGGTGAAGCCTTCGACAAGGCCGGCAAGATGCTGGGGCTGGATTATCCCGGCGGGCCCGAGATCGCCAAGCTCGCCCGTCACGGCGATGCCACCCGCTTTCGCTTCCCCCGCCCCATGACCGACAGGCCGGGGCTCGATTTCAGCTTTTCCGGCCTCAAGACCTTTACGCTGAACACCGCCAATAAGTTGCGCGATGCTGACGGTCAGCTCGATCCCCAGAGCAAGGCCGATATCGCCGTTGCCTTTGAGGAGGCTGTGGTGGATACCCTGGCCATCAAGTGCAAGCGTGCGCTGCAACAGACCGGCCTGCATCAGTTGGTGATTGCAGGCGGGGTCAGCGCCAATACGCGTTTGCGTGAAAAGCTCGATGAAGTGGTGCGGCGACAGCGGGCGACCCTGTTCTATGCCCGTCCGCGTTTTTGCACCGACAACGGCGCCATGATCGCGTTCGCCGGTTGCCAGCGACTGCTGGCGGGCCAGTCGAATGATCTGAAAATCAGTGTGTTCCCGCGCTGGCCGATGGATACGCTGCCGCCGCTCTGA
- the plsY gene encoding glycerol-3-phosphate 1-O-acyltransferase PlsY: protein MPGSETLLPILLAALAYLLGSVPTAVLVCRSMGLADPRQLGSGNPGTTNVLRQGNRTAAVLTLLGDVAKGALAVRLALYADLGSIQTGLCALAVLLGHIYPLFGRMRGGKGVATTFGLCLALSPPLGLIALGVWLLLAAIGKTASLASVGTALITPLATFMLLPEQLAAISLICLLLVLRHRDNIRRLLGGQEHRL, encoded by the coding sequence ATGCCGGGATCGGAAACCCTGTTGCCCATACTGCTTGCAGCCCTTGCCTATCTGCTGGGTTCAGTGCCGACTGCAGTACTGGTGTGCCGCAGCATGGGGCTTGCAGACCCGCGGCAGCTTGGCTCCGGCAACCCTGGCACCACCAATGTCCTGCGTCAGGGCAATCGCACCGCCGCCGTGCTGACACTGCTGGGCGATGTCGCCAAGGGCGCTCTTGCTGTACGCCTCGCCCTTTATGCAGACCTTGGCTCGATACAAACCGGCCTCTGCGCCCTGGCGGTATTGCTCGGGCATATATACCCGCTGTTCGGGCGCATGCGCGGCGGCAAGGGTGTTGCCACCACCTTTGGCCTTTGCCTTGCGCTGAGCCCGCCGCTTGGGCTCATAGCTCTGGGCGTCTGGCTGCTGCTGGCGGCCATCGGTAAAACAGCATCGCTGGCATCGGTGGGCACTGCTCTGATCACGCCGCTGGCAACCTTTATGCTGCTACCCGAACAGCTCGCGGCCATCAGCCTGATCTGCCTGCTACTGGTACTGCGCCACCGCGACAATATTCGGCGCCTGCTTGGCGGCCAGGAACACAGGCTTTAG
- the folB gene encoding dihydroneopterin aldolase, producing MDIVYIRELQVQTVIGIYDWEREVRQAVSLDLEMGTDIREAAATEDIGNTLNYKSVSKRLIAFIEGSEFLLVETMAEEIAQLVMQEFGVRWLRLRLGKPGAIRGARDVGVLIERGEAF from the coding sequence GTGGATATAGTTTACATACGCGAGCTGCAGGTGCAGACCGTGATCGGCATTTACGACTGGGAGCGTGAAGTTCGCCAGGCGGTGAGTCTGGATCTGGAAATGGGCACTGATATTCGTGAGGCTGCGGCCACCGAGGATATTGGCAACACCCTGAACTACAAGTCGGTCTCCAAGCGCCTGATTGCCTTTATCGAGGGCAGCGAGTTTCTGCTGGTGGAAACCATGGCCGAAGAGATAGCGCAGCTGGTCATGCAGGAGTTCGGCGTGCGCTGGTTGCGCCTGCGTCTGGGCAAGCCCGGTGCCATTCGCGGGGCGCGGGATGTTGGTGTGCTGATTGAGCGGGGAGAGGCGTTCTGA
- the folK gene encoding 2-amino-4-hydroxy-6-hydroxymethyldihydropteridine diphosphokinase: protein MAQVYVSIGSNIEREHNIAAGLDGLAESFGELTLSSVFESEAVGFAGDHFYNLVAGFETTLAVGELSREIKAIEDRNGRCRQGPKFSGRTLDIDILTYDDVCGRVEGVELPRAEILFNAFVLQPLAEIAPQGLHPLNGLSYAALWQQYDKQKQRLWAVDFVWQGRSFSRAKV, encoded by the coding sequence ATGGCACAGGTCTATGTCAGTATCGGCAGCAATATCGAGCGCGAGCACAATATTGCAGCCGGGCTGGACGGGCTGGCAGAATCCTTCGGCGAGCTGACGCTGTCTTCGGTGTTCGAGAGCGAGGCGGTCGGCTTTGCCGGTGATCATTTCTATAACCTGGTGGCGGGCTTCGAGACGACCCTGGCGGTCGGCGAGCTGTCGCGGGAAATCAAGGCCATTGAGGATCGTAACGGGCGTTGCCGCCAGGGGCCCAAATTCAGTGGTCGTACGCTGGATATCGATATCCTGACCTATGATGACGTCTGCGGGCGGGTCGAGGGGGTCGAGTTGCCCCGGGCCGAAATTCTGTTCAATGCCTTTGTGTTGCAGCCGCTGGCGGAAATCGCGCCCCAGGGGCTGCATCCGCTGAACGGGCTGTCCTATGCCGCACTCTGGCAGCAGTATGACAAACAAAAGCAACGACTCTGGGCGGTGGACTTTGTCTGGCAGGGGCGCAGTTTCTCCCGGGCGAAGGTCTAA
- a CDS encoding CCA tRNA nucleotidyltransferase: MQIYLVGGAVRDRLLGYPIYDRDWVVVGASAEQMIAQGYKPVGADFPVFIHPHSGEEYALARTERKSGHGYGGFVYYASPDVTLEQDLLRRDLTINAMAEAPDGSLSDPYGGQEDLQKRILRHVSPAFAEDPLRVLRVARFAARYAALGFSIADETLALMQQLSTDGELGYLSAERVWQEFDRALGEPSPAVFIDVLQRCGALDNLFGEFTALQGDPAWPALAALLPQLPSSCERFAVLCCAALRIASIEADASRQHIEALCLRLKAPKAFRDQALLVCAQYAGLLRLSQADGDTRLDVASGLDLLRRPERIASLARCFDTLAAWLNVDAPAAQHSLQALHEALTATAPAELMRQGFKGKALGQELKRRQRDACARIEL; this comes from the coding sequence ATGCAGATCTACCTGGTGGGGGGCGCCGTGCGCGACCGGCTGCTCGGCTACCCCATCTATGACCGTGACTGGGTTGTCGTGGGCGCCAGCGCCGAGCAGATGATCGCCCAGGGCTACAAACCGGTCGGCGCCGACTTCCCGGTGTTCATCCACCCCCACAGCGGTGAGGAATACGCCCTGGCCCGCACCGAACGCAAGTCCGGCCACGGCTATGGTGGTTTTGTCTATTACGCCAGCCCCGATGTCACTCTGGAACAGGACCTGTTGCGCCGCGACCTCACCATCAACGCCATGGCCGAGGCGCCCGACGGCAGCTTGAGCGACCCCTATGGCGGACAGGAAGACCTGCAAAAGCGCATCCTGCGCCATGTATCCCCCGCCTTTGCCGAAGACCCATTGCGAGTGCTTCGCGTCGCGCGCTTTGCCGCCCGTTATGCCGCGCTGGGTTTCAGCATCGCCGATGAAACCCTGGCGCTGATGCAACAGTTATCCACAGACGGTGAGTTGGGGTATTTGAGTGCAGAAAGGGTCTGGCAGGAATTCGACCGGGCGCTGGGCGAGCCCTCGCCGGCGGTATTTATCGACGTTCTGCAGCGCTGCGGTGCACTCGACAATCTCTTTGGCGAATTCACCGCCCTGCAGGGCGATCCGGCCTGGCCGGCGCTGGCAGCACTGCTGCCACAGCTGCCCTCGAGCTGCGAGCGCTTTGCAGTACTCTGCTGCGCGGCGCTGCGCATAGCCAGCATCGAAGCAGACGCCTCGCGCCAGCACATAGAAGCACTCTGTCTGCGCCTCAAGGCCCCCAAGGCTTTCCGCGATCAGGCCCTGCTGGTGTGCGCTCAGTACGCGGGCCTGCTAAGACTGTCCCAGGCCGATGGTGACACCCGCCTCGACGTCGCCAGCGGGCTCGACCTGTTGCGCCGCCCCGAGCGCATCGCCAGCCTCGCCCGCTGCTTCGACACCCTGGCCGCCTGGCTCAATGTCGATGCACCCGCTGCACAGCATTCCCTGCAGGCACTGCACGAGGCACTGACCGCAACGGCCCCGGCCGAGCTAATGCGCCAGGGGTTCAAGGGCAAAGCGCTGGGGCAAGAGTTGAAACGCCGCCAGCGTGACGCCTGCGCCCGAATCGAGCTGTAG
- the glpE gene encoding thiosulfate sulfurtransferase GlpE has product MDEFKCISGQQALALIEEGAAIVDIRDSDSFTQNHITNAVQLNNENLQDFIRDSDMDKPLIVCCYHGFSSQNAAAQLAHVGFDAVYSLNGGFEAWQAEHPDKCSR; this is encoded by the coding sequence ATGGATGAGTTCAAATGCATCTCGGGCCAGCAAGCCCTGGCCCTGATCGAAGAAGGCGCCGCCATCGTCGATATTCGCGACTCCGACAGCTTCACCCAGAACCACATCACTAATGCGGTACAGCTGAATAACGAGAATCTGCAGGATTTCATTCGCGACAGCGATATGGACAAGCCCTTGATCGTCTGCTGCTACCACGGCTTTAGCAGCCAGAACGCCGCCGCCCAGCTGGCCCACGTCGGCTTTGATGCCGTCTACAGCCTCAATGGCGGCTTTGAAGCCTGGCAGGCAGAACATCCGGACAAGTGCAGCCGCTGA
- a CDS encoding symmetrical bis(5'-nucleosyl)-tetraphosphatase, which yields MATYAIGDIQGCFDQLKSLLECTGFSDTDQLWLAGDLVNRGPKSLETLRFVRSLGDRARVVLGNHDLHLLAIHYGVTQPRRSDTLGPILGAPDREELMHWLLQQPLLVHDDALDYVMVHAGIPPDWSLKQACNRAREVEAVLRGPEAESFFQHMYGNTPDRWSKELQGWDRLRVITNYLTRMRFCDSEGRLDFAAKGGLETQPKGFKPWYSHTRKADAQRIIFGHWAALEGGLQHPQLFSLDTGCVWGNRLTALRLEDQRYYSCDCSVNRRPTSGTAKKKVLSNG from the coding sequence ATGGCCACCTATGCAATCGGCGACATCCAGGGCTGCTTTGACCAGCTGAAGAGCCTGCTGGAGTGCACAGGCTTTAGCGACACCGACCAGCTCTGGCTGGCCGGTGACCTGGTCAACCGCGGCCCCAAATCCCTCGAAACCCTGCGCTTCGTCCGCAGTCTGGGGGATCGGGCCCGGGTGGTGCTGGGCAACCACGACCTGCACCTGCTGGCGATCCACTATGGCGTGACCCAGCCCAGACGCAGTGACACCCTGGGCCCTATCCTGGGCGCGCCCGATCGCGAAGAACTGATGCACTGGCTATTGCAGCAGCCGCTGCTGGTGCACGACGACGCCCTCGACTATGTCATGGTGCACGCCGGCATACCGCCCGACTGGTCGCTCAAGCAGGCCTGCAATCGCGCCCGGGAAGTCGAAGCTGTGCTCCGGGGGCCCGAGGCCGAAAGCTTTTTCCAGCACATGTACGGCAATACGCCGGATCGCTGGAGCAAGGAACTACAGGGCTGGGACCGACTCCGGGTGATCACTAACTACCTCACCCGCATGCGCTTTTGCGACAGCGAAGGCCGGCTGGATTTCGCCGCCAAGGGTGGCCTGGAAACCCAGCCCAAAGGCTTCAAGCCCTGGTACAGTCATACACGCAAGGCAGATGCGCAGCGCATTATTTTCGGCCATTGGGCCGCGCTTGAAGGCGGCCTGCAGCATCCGCAACTGTTCTCCCTGGATACCGGCTGCGTCTGGGGTAATCGCCTCACCGCCCTGCGGCTGGAAGATCAGCGCTATTACTCCTGCGATTGCAGCGTTAACCGCAGACCCACATCCGGCACCGCCAAGAAAAAGGTACTTTCCAATGGATGA
- the apaG gene encoding Co2+/Mg2+ efflux protein ApaG has product MEPSKLGDNVQIDVKTNYLSEQSDPDSKRFVFSYHITITNKGAHSVQLLSRRWLITDGNEHVQEVAGEGVVGEQPMIEPGASYSYTSGTVLATHVGSMQGHYHMRSNDGHEFDAPVVPFTLAQPNALH; this is encoded by the coding sequence ATGGAGCCGAGTAAATTGGGTGACAACGTTCAGATCGACGTCAAGACAAACTACCTCAGCGAGCAGTCGGATCCCGACAGCAAGCGCTTTGTCTTTTCCTATCACATCACCATCACCAACAAGGGCGCGCACAGCGTTCAGCTGCTCAGCCGTCGCTGGCTGATTACCGATGGCAACGAGCACGTGCAGGAAGTGGCCGGTGAGGGCGTGGTTGGCGAGCAGCCCATGATCGAGCCCGGCGCCAGCTACAGCTACACCAGCGGCACTGTGCTGGCGACCCACGTCGGCAGCATGCAGGGGCACTATCACATGCGCAGCAACGACGGCCATGAATTCGACGCCCCCGTCGTTCCCTTCACCCTCGCCCAGCCTAACGCGCTGCACTGA
- the rsmA gene encoding 16S rRNA (adenine(1518)-N(6)/adenine(1519)-N(6))-dimethyltransferase RsmA, translating to MSKKPAGHKARKRFGQNFLHDQGIIRQIIRSISPREGQHMVEIGPGLGALTEELLAEANALDAIELDRDLIPILRTKFFNYEDRFRIFETDALKFDFAELRTDDRPLRVVGNLPYNISTPLIFHLLSHAGLIQDMHFMLQKEVVDRLASEPGTSDYGRLGIMTQYFCKVEPLFLVPPGAFNPAPKVDSAIVRLTPHTVLPHPAISERMLQDLLRTAFSQRRKTLRNNLRTLLDAEALTALEIDPGLRPERLTLAEFVRISDYLSGIEAEHHGAE from the coding sequence ATGAGTAAAAAACCCGCTGGCCACAAGGCCCGTAAACGATTCGGCCAGAACTTCCTGCATGATCAGGGCATTATTCGCCAGATCATACGTTCAATTTCGCCGCGCGAAGGCCAGCACATGGTCGAAATAGGCCCGGGCCTCGGCGCCCTGACCGAAGAGCTGCTGGCTGAAGCCAATGCGCTGGATGCCATAGAGCTGGATCGCGACCTGATCCCGATCCTGCGCACCAAGTTTTTCAACTACGAAGACCGTTTTCGCATCTTCGAAACCGATGCGCTTAAGTTCGACTTCGCCGAGCTGCGCACTGACGACCGGCCGCTGCGGGTCGTGGGCAACCTGCCCTACAACATCTCAACGCCGCTGATCTTTCACCTGCTCAGCCATGCCGGCCTGATCCAGGACATGCACTTCATGCTGCAAAAGGAAGTGGTCGACCGTCTGGCATCGGAGCCCGGCACCAGCGATTACGGCCGCCTTGGCATCATGACACAGTACTTCTGCAAGGTTGAGCCGCTGTTCCTGGTGCCCCCGGGTGCCTTCAATCCGGCGCCCAAGGTGGACTCCGCCATTGTCCGCCTGACGCCGCATACAGTACTGCCGCACCCGGCCATCAGCGAGCGCATGCTGCAGGATCTGCTGCGTACCGCCTTCAGCCAGCGCCGCAAGACACTGCGCAACAACCTGCGCACTCTGCTGGATGCCGAGGCCCTGACGGCGCTTGAAATAGATCCGGGTCTGAGACCCGAGCGGCTTACACTGGCAGAATTTGTTAGAATCAGTGATTACCTCAGCGGTATCGAAGCGGAACATCATGGAGCCGAGTAA